The following nucleotide sequence is from Deinococcus proteolyticus MRP.
GGTGGTGGTGCGCGGCCTACCTGAACAGGCGCAGGCTGAAGCCTTGGCAGCTCAGGTGCAGGACGTGAGCGAGTTCCTGGGTGGCCTGCTGAGCAGGGGAGAGCTCCGGCCCACATTGCCGGCCGCCCGGCCGCTGCGGGTGGCCTACCATGACGCCTGCCACCTGGCCCATGCACAGGGGATTCGCCGTGCACCGCGAGAGCTGCTGAGCTGGATTGATGGCGTCGAAGTGTTGGAAGTGCCACACGGCGACCTGTGCTGTGGGTCAGCAGGCACATACAACATTGAGCAGTCGGAACTGGCAGGGCAGCTGGGCCGGCTCAAGGCAGGGCATATCCTGTCGGTGCAGCCGGACCTTATCGCTTCAGGCAATATCGGATGTCATACCCAGATTTCCACCCATGTCCGGCGGCAGGGAAGTGGGGTTCAGGTCCTGCATACGGTTGAGATTCTGGACCTGGCCTACCGGGGCGAGCTGTGACGGTTACCGGCGAGTTCGCCCGGTTGCAGCGCCGGCTGGGCGGAGACAAGGTGCTGCTGCGCCCAGCCGAATGCAGCAGCTACCGCTACGACGCTATTCAGTTCGGTACGCGGCCGCTGGCCGTTGTCCTGCCCGAGACGGTGGAAGACGTGGTAGAGGCGGTCCGGGCTGCCCGCGCAGCCGGAGTGCCCGTGGTCGGACGCGGCGCCGCCAGTGGCCTGAGCGGAGGTGCTGCGCCGGCCCAGCCGAGTCTGGTGGTCAGTTTCACCCGTATGACCAGCCTGCGAATTCTGCCCCAGCGGCGCGAAGCAGTGGCTCAGGCCGGGGTGGTCACGCTGGCCGTCTCGGAGGCAGCGCGGCCCTACGGCCTGATGTATCCGCCCGACCCGGCGTCGCTGCGGACCAGTACCATCGGTGGCAACTTGGGTGAGAACGCCGGCGGGCCGCTGTGCTTCAAATATGGCGTGACCGGTGACTACGTCAAGGCCCTGCAGATGGTGGACGCGGAAGGCGAAATCCACCACCTGTCCCGCGGCGCCTATGATCTGGCCGGCCTCCTGATCGGGTCGGAGGGCACCCTGGGGCTGATAACGGAGGCCACGCTACGGCTGGTGCCCCCGGCGCAGCACACTCTGACCTTGCAGGCCAGTTTCGGCTCGGTGGAGGCCTGCGCCGCGGCTGTGAGTGCCGCCATTTCGGCCGGGGCGGTGCCGGCCAAGCTGGAGTTCATGGACGCCGCCTGCATCGGTGCAGTGGAGGATTACTTGAACCTGGGCCTGCCCCGGCACGCCGCTGCGCTGCTGCTGGTAGACAGCGACGGCGACGACCCGGCCCAGGTGGAAGCGGAGCTGGCAGTGGTGGAAGCTGCGTTCCGGGCGGCCGGGGGAGAGGTTCGCCGCGCCCGCAACCCCCAGGAGGCGGCGGCGCTGTGGCAGGCGCGGCGCTCGGTGTCGCCGGCACTGGGCCGCATTCGCCCGGCGCGCATGAACGAGGACATCGCCGTGCCGCGCTCGCAGCTGGCGCAGGTGGTGGCCGAAATCCAGGCGGTGGCTGCGCCCTACGGGTTTCCGCTGGTGCAGTTCGGGCACATCGGAGACGGCAACCTGCATCCCAACATCTTGTTCGACCCCCGCCAGGACGACCCAGCCCAGGTGCATGAGCTGGCGCACCGTATCGCTCAGGTGGCGCTGCGCCACGGCGGCGTGCTGAGTGGCGAACACGGTATCGGCTCCATGAAGCGGGCCTTTATGGCTGAGGCGGTAGACCCCAGCACAGCTGCCGCCTACTGGGCTGTCAAAGACGCTCTGGACCCTGCCGGGCGGCTTAACCCGGCCAAGCTGCTGCCACCACGCGCCGCGCGCCCCGTAAGAGGGGAGGAGCCCCATGTCGGTGCTTGAGCTGAACGCCGCTGACCAGACCGTGACCGTGAGTGCCAGTTGCTCCTGCGCCGAGCTGTACGCCGCTCTGCCCCCTGGCCTGCTGCCGCCGGTGCCTCCGCTGGAGCTGCCGGGCGGGGTAGGCGGACTGGTGACACGCGGCGGCTTCGGGCAGCTGTTCTTCTTCTCGGCGGATGTGCTGGGGCTGACCTTCCATTCCCCATCTGGACGCCGCATTCAGGCCGGGGGACGCACGGTCAAGAACGTGCAGGGCTACGACCTGACCCGGCTGTTCGTCGGCAGTTTCGGGGCGCTGGGCGAGCTGGAACAGGTCACGCTACGGCTGCGGCCTGGGCACTGGTCCGCCTGGACAGGGCCAGGTGGCCCGGAAGCCCTGGAACAGCTTCCCGCCCAGGCCCGCTTCGGCTGGCTGGACCGAGTGGTCGCGCCTGACTTGCAGCTGCGGGTACTGTTCGCTGGCCCGGTTTCCAGCACTGTTACAGGCAATGCTACGGGGGCTGGGACCTTTGCAGACGCTGGGACCTTTGCGGACGCTGAACCGGTCACGCAGGTGGAGGACTGGTCTGCCCGCTTCCCCAGGGGTCTGGGCGTGGCGACCGGCCCGGCAGCGCAGGTACAGGACGCCCGCTTCGGCTGGGCAGACGGTGGGGCCCGTCCGGATGTGCCGCCCCTCTTTCAGCGGTTGGCGGAGTCGTTGTAAGCGGCTCCGGGACGCCGTGGGTTGCCGGCCAGCTGGCCAGACTCCTTAAAGCTTGTGCCCGCCCGGTTATCATGCGGTTTTTTCGGCGGGGCCGCTATGCTGGGAGGCATGACCTTGACCGACCACATTCGCCGCTCGGTAGGAGACGAGATGCAGCAGAGCCTCGCTGTGCTGACCCGTCCCAGCGTCCGGACCTTTGAGCTGTTTGAGCGCAAGGGTGGCGTGAACGAAGCGCTGATGTACGTGCTGCTGGCCAGCATCGTCTCGGCGGCCGTGGCAGGGCTGATGGCCTTTATGCCCTGGCACGCCGACATTTCCCCCTGGGTGCAGTTCGTGAACCGGCTGGTGGGCATTCCCATTCAGTTCGCCATCTTTACCGGCGTGGTGTACTGGGTGGGCAAGCAGTTTTTCGGTGGTACTGGCCGCTACGCCGAGGTGGCCTACACCTTCGCGCTGTTCTTCGTACCGCTCAGCCTGCTGAGCAGCGCCCTGGGCTGGATTCCGGTGCTGGGGTTCTTCGTCAGCTTGCTGATTTCGCTGGCCCTCATCTACTACGGGTACCTGGCCGTGCAGTCCTCTATGAATATCCGGCAGGGCGCCAATCCGGCCATTACCCTGTTGGTCGCGGCGCTGGTCACCACGGCGCTGAACTTCCTGGTGTTCGGCAACTGGTGGCAGGGTTTCTAAGAGGTACGTGGCCGGCCTCCGCGCCCTAAACTGCACGCATGACCCAACCTGTACAGCCCCATCTAGATGAAGTGAACCGCTGGCTCGCCAGCCGGCCGGCTCTGGACCTGAGCGGCGAGGACCTGAGCTCGGTGGCCGTAGTGGCGGTGGATATCATCAACGGCTTTGCGCGTGAGGGCGCGCTGGCCAGTCCCCGCGTGGAGGGCATCATCGCGCCCAGCGCAGAACTGATTGCCCAGGGGCTGGCCGCCGGTCTCCCCGCCGCCCATGTGGGACTGATGGCCGATGCCCACCCACAGGACGCTGAAGAGTTCCGTGCATACCCACCCCACTGCGTGCAGGGCACTTCCGAGGCCGAGTGGGTGCCCGAGCTGCTGGCCCTGCCGGCGGCGGGCGAATTTTCGTACTTCTACAAGAATTCCATCGCCAGCCACCACACCCCCGAGCTGGAACACTGGCTGGAGGCGGCAGGCCCGCGCACCGTGATCGTGATTGGCGATGTGACGGACCTATGCCTCTATAGCCTGGGCCTGCACCTGCTGACGCGCTCGCAGCACCGGGGGCTGGGGCAGCGCATCGTGCTGCCGGCCAGCTGCGCCCAGACCTGGGACGCCCCTGACCACCCAGCCGAGCTGTACCACCCGCTGTTCCTGTATCAGCTGGCCCGCACTGGCGCCGAGGTGGTGTCGGGTGTGCGCTGGCCCAAGACCACTGGTCAGTAAATTGCCCGCGCGGCTTCTTTGACCTGGGCAGCAGACAATTGACTTGCCAGGCACAGGTTCTCTAGTGTGGCCTCTCACGCCCGGACCTGCGCAGCCTGGGCGGGGAACACTGAGCGCATGACGAAGGGGCCACACTGCCATGACTGACCATTCCGCACGGACGCCGCAGGCGGGCCGCACCTGGGGCAGCGCCCTGATTATCGCCGGGACCACCATCGGGGCAGGCATGCTGGCCATGCCACTCACTTCGGCGGGCATGGGCTTTGGCCTGACCACGCTGGCCCTGCTGAGCATGTGGGCGCTGTCGGCCTACACGGCACTGCAATTTGCCGAAGTCTACCGCCACCACTCGGCCCGCGAGGGGCTGGCCAGCCTGGCCGGGCATTATTTCGGTCCGGCCGGCAAGTGGACCGTGACCGCGATCTTGCTGCTGTTCATGTACGCGATTTCGGCCGCCTACGTGAATGGCGGCGGCGGCCTGCTGGGCGGGCTTCTGCCCCTGGGAAGCACCGCCAGCAGTGTCCTGTACGCTCTGCTGGTGGCTGCCGCCGTGCTCCTGGGAACCCGCACCGTAGACGGGCTGACGCGGGTGCTCTTTGCGCTCAAGTTGGCAGTCTTCGGCCTGATTCTGGCATTGGTCCTCCCGCGCACAGTGCCCCAGCTGCTGCTGACCGCGCCCCAGCAACCGGCGCTGTACTTCTCGGCCCTGCCCATTTTCTTTACGGCGTTCGGCTTCCACGCGGTGATTCCCAGCGTGACCGAGTACCTGGAAGGCGACCAGCGTGAACTGCGCCGCGCCATCGTGTGGGGCACGGGGCTGCCACTGGCCGTGTATCTGCTGTGGCAGCTCGCCATTCATGGACTGATTCCGCAGGCGGAACTGTTGCAGGTAGGCAGCCTGGACGAGCTGAGTGCTGCTGTGGGTGCGGCGACCGGCAGCGCCGCACTGAGCCAGGGGGTGCGGGCCTTCTCGGCGCTGGCCCTGACCACCTCGGTGCTGGGAGTTGGGTTGGCACTGCTGCACTTGCTGCGCGACGTTTTGGGCACCCGGCTGCCTGCGCGTGGGGCGTGGCTGTGGCTGGGGCTGCTGACCTTCGTGCCGCCTACGCTCCTGGCGACCCTCTATCCGCAGGGGTTCGTGGCGCTGCTGGGTTACGCCGGCTTGCTGGCGGTGCTGTATACAGTGCTGTTGCCAGGGC
It contains:
- a CDS encoding FAD-binding oxidoreductase; this translates as MTVTGEFARLQRRLGGDKVLLRPAECSSYRYDAIQFGTRPLAVVLPETVEDVVEAVRAARAAGVPVVGRGAASGLSGGAAPAQPSLVVSFTRMTSLRILPQRREAVAQAGVVTLAVSEAARPYGLMYPPDPASLRTSTIGGNLGENAGGPLCFKYGVTGDYVKALQMVDAEGEIHHLSRGAYDLAGLLIGSEGTLGLITEATLRLVPPAQHTLTLQASFGSVEACAAAVSAAISAGAVPAKLEFMDAACIGAVEDYLNLGLPRHAAALLLVDSDGDDPAQVEAELAVVEAAFRAAGGEVRRARNPQEAAALWQARRSVSPALGRIRPARMNEDIAVPRSQLAQVVAEIQAVAAPYGFPLVQFGHIGDGNLHPNILFDPRQDDPAQVHELAHRIAQVALRHGGVLSGEHGIGSMKRAFMAEAVDPSTAAAYWAVKDALDPAGRLNPAKLLPPRAARPVRGEEPHVGA
- a CDS encoding FAD-binding oxidoreductase, which translates into the protein MSVLELNAADQTVTVSASCSCAELYAALPPGLLPPVPPLELPGGVGGLVTRGGFGQLFFFSADVLGLTFHSPSGRRIQAGGRTVKNVQGYDLTRLFVGSFGALGELEQVTLRLRPGHWSAWTGPGGPEALEQLPAQARFGWLDRVVAPDLQLRVLFAGPVSSTVTGNATGAGTFADAGTFADAEPVTQVEDWSARFPRGLGVATGPAAQVQDARFGWADGGARPDVPPLFQRLAESL
- a CDS encoding YIP1 family protein yields the protein MTLTDHIRRSVGDEMQQSLAVLTRPSVRTFELFERKGGVNEALMYVLLASIVSAAVAGLMAFMPWHADISPWVQFVNRLVGIPIQFAIFTGVVYWVGKQFFGGTGRYAEVAYTFALFFVPLSLLSSALGWIPVLGFFVSLLISLALIYYGYLAVQSSMNIRQGANPAITLLVAALVTTALNFLVFGNWWQGF
- a CDS encoding cysteine hydrolase family protein, encoding MTQPVQPHLDEVNRWLASRPALDLSGEDLSSVAVVAVDIINGFAREGALASPRVEGIIAPSAELIAQGLAAGLPAAHVGLMADAHPQDAEEFRAYPPHCVQGTSEAEWVPELLALPAAGEFSYFYKNSIASHHTPELEHWLEAAGPRTVIVIGDVTDLCLYSLGLHLLTRSQHRGLGQRIVLPASCAQTWDAPDHPAELYHPLFLYQLARTGAEVVSGVRWPKTTGQ
- a CDS encoding aromatic amino acid transport family protein; its protein translation is MTDHSARTPQAGRTWGSALIIAGTTIGAGMLAMPLTSAGMGFGLTTLALLSMWALSAYTALQFAEVYRHHSAREGLASLAGHYFGPAGKWTVTAILLLFMYAISAAYVNGGGGLLGGLLPLGSTASSVLYALLVAAAVLLGTRTVDGLTRVLFALKLAVFGLILALVLPRTVPQLLLTAPQQPALYFSALPIFFTAFGFHAVIPSVTEYLEGDQRELRRAIVWGTGLPLAVYLLWQLAIHGLIPQAELLQVGSLDELSAAVGAATGSAALSQGVRAFSALALTTSVLGVGLALLHLLRDVLGTRLPARGAWLWLGLLTFVPPTLLATLYPQGFVALLGYAGLLAVLYTVLLPGLLVLRAYRERPGQAQLPGGRGAVWLSLATGAAIILIPLLMQAGLLPKVQG